From one Bacillus sp. FJAT-42376 genomic stretch:
- the leuB gene encoding 3-isopropylmalate dehydrogenase — MKKTIAMLPGDGIGKEVMQGAREVLSVIAEQFGHEFIFTSGSIGGSAIDQQGVPLPAETLELCRSADAVLLGAVGGPKWDKESPDRRPERGLLALRKELGLYANVRPVKAYDCLNGHSPFKQSVLEGVDLVIVRELTGGLYFGKPSERSSDGGKESAVDTLYYTKEEVRRILQSAFEIASERRRKVTSVDKANVLESSRMWRETAEEVKASFPDVELEHMLVDNAAMQLIKNPAQFDVLVTENMFGDILSDEASVLTGSLGMLPSSSLSMSGLHLYEPVHGSAPDIAGENKANPLAMILSAAMMLRTSFGMEEEAQAVERAVQHVLDAGKRTGDLAMDKEHPLSTAEMVEEIKESLADDNAILHIMEAYA; from the coding sequence GTGAAGAAAACAATCGCAATGCTGCCGGGAGACGGAATCGGAAAAGAAGTCATGCAGGGGGCCCGGGAGGTATTGTCTGTCATTGCTGAACAATTCGGCCATGAATTTATCTTCACATCTGGATCAATCGGCGGTTCTGCCATTGATCAGCAAGGTGTGCCGCTTCCTGCAGAAACGCTGGAACTGTGCCGCAGTGCAGATGCTGTATTGTTAGGTGCGGTCGGAGGTCCTAAATGGGATAAAGAATCTCCTGACAGGAGACCTGAAAGAGGATTGCTTGCTCTTCGCAAAGAGCTCGGGCTTTATGCCAATGTCCGGCCTGTGAAAGCGTACGATTGTTTAAATGGACACAGCCCTTTTAAACAATCGGTGCTGGAAGGGGTAGACCTTGTTATTGTCCGGGAGCTGACTGGCGGATTGTATTTCGGCAAACCAAGTGAGCGTTCATCTGACGGAGGAAAAGAATCAGCCGTAGATACGCTTTACTATACAAAAGAAGAGGTAAGACGCATATTGCAGTCTGCATTCGAAATAGCTTCGGAAAGAAGAAGAAAGGTAACATCAGTCGATAAAGCAAATGTTCTTGAATCGAGCAGGATGTGGAGGGAAACTGCTGAGGAAGTAAAAGCCAGTTTTCCGGATGTTGAGCTTGAGCACATGCTAGTTGACAATGCAGCCATGCAGCTGATTAAAAATCCTGCGCAATTCGATGTCCTTGTAACGGAAAATATGTTTGGCGATATTTTGAGTGATGAAGCTTCCGTTTTAACGGGATCATTAGGAATGCTTCCGTCATCAAGTCTTTCTATGAGCGGCCTTCACCTATATGAGCCCGTTCATGGTTCTGCCCCTGACATTGCAGGGGAGAACAAAGCGAATCCGCTGGCGATGATTTTGTCAGCAGCAATGATGCTCCGGACTTCTTTTGGAATGGAAGAAGAAGCCCAGGCAGTTGAAAGAGCCGTTCAGCACGTGCTGGATGCGGGGAAACGGACTGGCGATCTGGCTATGGATAAAGAGCATCCGCTCTCAACAGCTGAAATGGTTGAAGAAATTAAAGAAAGCCTGGCGGACGATAACGCAATTCTTCATATAATGGAAGCTTATGCGTAA
- a CDS encoding 2-isopropylmalate synthase, whose protein sequence is MQKINVFDTTLRDGEQSAGVNLTFGEKLEIARQLERLKVDIMEAGFPASSKAEMKSVREIARSVRGCSITGLARSVKSDIDIAWEALKDGAEPRLHVFLATSPIHREYKLKKSKEQVIESAVEAVKYAKTLFPVVQWSAEDACRTELDFLREIVSEVIKAGADVVNIPDTVGYIHPKEYGEIFSYLKQNVSDIDQVILSAHCHNDLGMAVANSLSAIEHGAGQVEGTINGIGERAGNAALEEIAVALKIRADHYQSYFDLKMDEIKRTSDIVSKLTGMAVPGNKAVVGKNAFAHESGIHQDGVLKEKTTYEIISPEMVGVSSNSLVLGKHSGRHAFGARMKELGFALDEKELKRAFDRFKDWSEKKKEFTDADLLSILMEEKAANGAAGYELLTLQVQFGTSNLTTAAVTLRDQNKTVIQEAATGAGSVEAIYNTLERCIGSSIHLKDYRIQSNSSGRDALAEVYVKVEFKGVETSGRGMAQDVLEASARAYVNAVNRVLLFTQEEQEVMQLPV, encoded by the coding sequence GTGCAAAAAATTAATGTTTTCGACACAACGCTCAGAGATGGTGAACAGTCCGCCGGAGTCAATCTTACGTTTGGAGAGAAGCTGGAGATCGCAAGACAGCTGGAAAGGCTGAAGGTTGACATTATGGAGGCGGGATTTCCCGCTTCCTCCAAGGCTGAAATGAAAAGTGTCAGAGAAATTGCACGGTCGGTCAGGGGCTGTTCCATTACGGGGCTGGCACGTTCCGTTAAAAGCGACATTGACATCGCATGGGAAGCATTGAAAGATGGGGCAGAGCCCCGATTGCATGTATTTCTGGCTACTTCCCCGATCCACAGGGAATACAAGCTGAAAAAGTCAAAGGAACAAGTGATTGAGTCAGCTGTAGAAGCTGTAAAGTATGCGAAAACCCTGTTCCCGGTTGTCCAGTGGTCCGCCGAAGATGCGTGCAGGACGGAGCTTGATTTTTTAAGAGAAATTGTCAGCGAAGTGATTAAAGCAGGAGCTGATGTAGTCAATATTCCTGATACAGTCGGCTATATCCATCCAAAGGAATATGGAGAGATCTTTTCCTATTTAAAACAAAATGTTTCAGATATTGATCAGGTCATTCTATCCGCTCACTGCCATAATGATCTTGGAATGGCGGTGGCGAACTCTTTATCCGCCATCGAGCATGGAGCCGGGCAGGTGGAAGGCACCATCAATGGCATCGGGGAGCGTGCAGGGAATGCTGCTTTGGAAGAAATTGCCGTAGCTTTAAAGATAAGAGCGGATCACTATCAATCTTATTTTGATTTGAAGATGGATGAAATAAAGCGCACCAGCGACATTGTCAGCAAGCTTACCGGAATGGCGGTGCCTGGAAACAAAGCAGTTGTCGGGAAGAATGCTTTTGCCCATGAATCAGGTATTCATCAGGACGGGGTGTTAAAGGAAAAAACAACCTATGAAATTATTTCTCCGGAAATGGTAGGCGTTTCCTCGAATTCTCTTGTTCTTGGTAAGCACTCCGGCAGACATGCATTTGGTGCAAGAATGAAAGAACTGGGCTTTGCATTGGATGAAAAGGAATTGAAGAGAGCGTTTGACCGGTTTAAAGACTGGTCAGAGAAGAAGAAAGAATTTACGGACGCAGACCTTCTTTCTATATTAATGGAAGAAAAAGCGGCAAATGGGGCAGCGGGCTATGAATTGCTCACCCTGCAAGTCCAATTTGGAACTTCTAACCTTACAACGGCTGCGGTTACGCTTCGTGACCAGAATAAGACGGTTATTCAGGAAGCTGCAACAGGTGCCGGAAGTGTTGAGGCGATTTACAATACGCTGGAACGCTGCATCGGTTCGTCTATTCATTTAAAAGATTACAGAATTCAATCAAACAGCAGCGGAAGAGACGCTCTTGCTGAAGTGTATGTGAAAGTAGAATTTAAGGGAGTGGAAACGAGCGGACGCGGTATGGCTCAGGATGTATTGGAAGCATCGGCACGGGCTTATGTGAATGCCGTCAACCGGGTGCTTTTATTCACTCAAGAGGAACAGGAAGTTATGCAATTGCCAGTCTAA
- the ilvC gene encoding ketol-acid reductoisomerase has protein sequence MAKVFYNGDVNEQALQGKKIAVIGYGSQGHAHALNLKESGLDVIVGVRKGGSFEKAQEDGHEVYTVKEAAEAADVIMVLLPDEQQAKVYKHEIKDALEPGKSLVFAHGFNIHFHQIVPPEFVDVFLVAPKGPGHLVRRTYTEGAGVPALFAIQQDVSGKARETALAYAKGIGAGRAGVLETTFKEETETDLFGEQAVLCGGLTSLVKAGFETLVEAGYQPELAYFECMHELKLIVDLMYEGGLEGMRYSVSDTAQWGDFVSGPRVVDGKVKESMKAVLEDIQSGRFAKEWILENQVNRPQFNAINKRENEHQIEKVGRELRSMMPFVKPKGKEAVTAGAKN, from the coding sequence ATGGCAAAGGTTTTTTATAACGGAGATGTAAATGAACAGGCACTTCAAGGAAAAAAAATCGCGGTAATCGGCTACGGTTCTCAGGGTCATGCCCATGCGTTAAATCTTAAGGAAAGCGGATTGGATGTTATCGTCGGTGTAAGGAAGGGCGGTTCGTTCGAAAAAGCACAGGAGGATGGACATGAGGTTTATACAGTAAAAGAAGCTGCAGAGGCGGCAGATGTGATCATGGTGCTTCTGCCGGACGAACAGCAGGCGAAAGTATACAAACATGAAATTAAGGATGCGCTTGAACCGGGAAAATCATTAGTTTTTGCTCACGGATTCAACATCCATTTTCATCAGATTGTACCTCCCGAATTTGTTGATGTATTCCTCGTTGCTCCAAAAGGGCCCGGCCATCTTGTACGCAGAACCTATACAGAAGGTGCGGGAGTGCCGGCACTGTTTGCTATCCAGCAGGACGTTTCCGGAAAAGCGCGGGAAACAGCGCTTGCCTATGCGAAAGGGATTGGTGCAGGACGTGCAGGCGTTCTTGAAACAACATTTAAAGAGGAAACGGAAACGGACTTGTTTGGAGAACAGGCGGTCCTTTGCGGGGGATTAACGTCTCTTGTTAAAGCCGGATTCGAAACGCTTGTGGAAGCAGGGTATCAGCCGGAACTCGCCTATTTTGAATGTATGCATGAGCTGAAGCTGATTGTGGATCTGATGTATGAGGGCGGCCTTGAAGGGATGAGATATTCGGTTTCAGACACCGCGCAGTGGGGAGATTTCGTATCAGGTCCAAGAGTCGTAGATGGAAAAGTGAAAGAATCAATGAAAGCTGTTTTGGAAGATATTCAGTCCGGCAGATTTGCGAAAGAGTGGATTTTGGAAAACCAAGTAAACCGTCCTCAGTTCAACGCAATAAACAAGCGTGAAAATGAACATCAAATTGAAAAAGTGGGCAGAGAACTTAGAAGCATGATGCCATTTGTGAAGCCAAAAGGAAAAGAGGCGGTGACCGCTGGTGCAAAAAATTAA
- the ilvN gene encoding acetolactate synthase small subunit, whose amino-acid sequence MKRIITITVLNRPGVLNRITGLFTKRLYNIESITVGHTETEGVSRITFTVNVEDHKQVEQLTKQLNKQIHVLKVTDMTNQKVVARELALIKVNSPAASRLEIYGIIEPFRATVIDVGRESLVIQAAGEPDKVEALIDLLRPYGIKEVARTGTTAFTRSSKRNTPSKTAFIV is encoded by the coding sequence GTGAAACGGATTATAACGATTACCGTCCTGAACCGGCCAGGGGTACTGAACAGAATTACCGGACTGTTTACGAAACGGCTCTACAATATTGAAAGCATCACAGTCGGCCATACAGAGACAGAAGGAGTTTCGCGAATCACCTTTACCGTTAATGTGGAGGACCATAAGCAGGTGGAGCAGCTCACAAAGCAGCTGAATAAGCAGATTCACGTTTTAAAAGTAACGGACATGACCAATCAAAAAGTAGTGGCAAGAGAGCTCGCGCTGATTAAAGTCAATTCTCCGGCTGCAAGCAGACTCGAAATCTACGGCATTATTGAACCTTTCAGGGCGACGGTCATTGATGTAGGAAGAGAGAGCCTCGTCATTCAGGCAGCCGGTGAGCCGGATAAAGTGGAAGCGCTCATTGATTTGCTGAGGCCATATGGCATCAAAGAAGTTGCGCGAACAGGCACAACCGCATTTACAAGAAGCAGCAAACGGAATACCCCGTCAAAAACGGCTTTTATCGTCTAA
- the ilvB gene encoding acetolactate synthase large subunit, with product MKLQAEMDEVQLEQPLRMTGGSMLIEALKREKVEVLFGYPGGAVLPLYDKLYDSGLFHILTRHEQGAIHAAEGYARISGRPGVVIATSGPGATNLVTGLADAMIDSLPLVVFTGQVASTVIGSDAFQEADVLGITMPITKHSVQVRHVDELPMAVKEAFHIASTGRPGPVLIDIPKDIAVSEGEFRYDQELDLPGYQPVTEANHLQIRKLVEAVSRAKKPVILAGAGVLHANASEYLKKYAEQQEIPVVHTLLGLGGFPADHKLFLGMAGMHGTYTANMALYECDLLINIGARFDDRLTGNLDDFAKYATVAHIDIDPAEVGKNVPTHIPVVGDAKHVLQELIHQNGKKPDSVDWRMKQEKSKGEYPLWYEKSEDVIKPQKLLEMVYAHTAGEAIVTTDVGQHQMWAAQFYPFNKADSWVTSGGLGTMGFGLPAAIGAQLAGRDRKVVAVVGDGGFQMTLQELSVIYELQLPIKIIVLNNQSLGMVRQWQEIFYEERYSHSKFASQPNFNKLAEAYGIKGLTITNMNEADLNLKEALQSDEPMLINVLVEKEENVYPMIAPGKGIHQMEGVKP from the coding sequence ATGAAACTGCAAGCAGAGATGGATGAGGTACAGCTCGAACAGCCTTTAAGGATGACCGGAGGCAGCATGCTGATTGAAGCGCTGAAAAGAGAAAAGGTAGAAGTGCTTTTTGGATATCCGGGAGGAGCTGTCCTTCCGCTTTACGACAAACTGTATGATTCAGGGCTGTTTCATATTCTGACGAGACATGAACAGGGTGCCATTCATGCTGCTGAGGGATATGCAAGGATTTCAGGCAGGCCCGGGGTAGTTATCGCTACTTCGGGACCCGGGGCTACAAATCTTGTAACAGGTCTTGCAGATGCCATGATTGACTCGCTTCCACTCGTGGTTTTTACCGGGCAGGTAGCCTCAACGGTTATCGGATCCGATGCCTTTCAGGAAGCGGATGTCCTCGGAATCACCATGCCGATCACTAAACACAGTGTCCAGGTGAGGCATGTAGATGAACTTCCGATGGCTGTCAAGGAAGCATTTCACATCGCCTCTACCGGGAGACCTGGTCCTGTACTAATCGATATTCCAAAGGACATTGCGGTATCTGAGGGAGAATTCAGGTATGATCAGGAACTGGATCTGCCGGGGTATCAGCCTGTAACAGAAGCGAATCATTTACAGATCAGAAAGCTTGTTGAGGCTGTGAGCCGGGCAAAAAAACCGGTTATCTTAGCCGGAGCGGGTGTTCTGCACGCTAATGCGTCTGAATATTTAAAAAAATATGCCGAACAGCAGGAAATTCCAGTAGTCCACACTCTTTTGGGACTTGGCGGTTTTCCGGCCGATCACAAGCTGTTTTTAGGTATGGCGGGTATGCACGGTACCTACACAGCAAACATGGCTCTTTATGAATGTGACCTTTTAATCAATATTGGGGCGAGATTTGATGACCGGTTAACCGGAAACCTTGATGATTTCGCTAAATATGCGACCGTTGCCCATATTGATATTGATCCGGCCGAAGTCGGAAAAAATGTTCCGACCCATATCCCGGTTGTAGGAGACGCAAAGCACGTTCTTCAAGAGCTGATTCATCAAAATGGAAAAAAGCCGGATTCAGTAGACTGGCGGATGAAACAGGAGAAATCAAAGGGAGAGTATCCGCTTTGGTATGAAAAATCGGAAGACGTAATCAAACCTCAAAAATTACTGGAGATGGTTTATGCGCATACAGCAGGGGAAGCCATTGTAACAACGGATGTCGGGCAGCATCAAATGTGGGCCGCTCAATTTTACCCCTTTAACAAAGCCGACAGCTGGGTGACATCAGGTGGCCTTGGGACAATGGGATTCGGTCTCCCGGCCGCAATAGGCGCACAGCTTGCAGGCCGGGACAGGAAAGTGGTGGCGGTTGTAGGAGATGGCGGATTTCAGATGACGCTGCAGGAGCTATCCGTCATTTATGAACTGCAGCTGCCGATTAAAATTATTGTTTTAAACAATCAATCACTCGGGATGGTCAGACAGTGGCAGGAAATCTTTTATGAGGAAAGGTACTCCCATTCGAAATTCGCCTCTCAGCCGAATTTTAATAAACTGGCTGAAGCTTACGGGATTAAAGGACTGACCATTACGAATATGAACGAGGCGGACTTGAACTTAAAGGAGGCCCTTCAATCTGACGAACCGATGCTGATTAACGTTTTAGTAGAAAAAGAAGAAAACGTGTATCCAATGATTGCGCCAGGAAAAGGCATTCATCAAATGGAAGGAGTGAAACCGTGA
- the ilvE gene encoding branched-chain-amino-acid transaminase, with the protein MSDQWIFLNGEFVRKEDAKISVYDHGFLYGDGIFEGIRVYNGNIFRMKEHMDRLYESGKSILLNMPYSQEDLTKLVIQTVEKNGLRNAYIRLVVSRGVGDLGLDPYKCPAANVVIIVEPLAIFPKHLYESGIDIVTVPTRRNRPDVLSPKVKSLNYLNNILVKIEAHLANVSEALMLNDQGYVAEGSADNVFIVKKGKLLTPPGYIGALEGITRNAIIDIAHELGYQVSEEPFTRHDVYTAEEVFLTGTAAEVIAVVKVDGRVIGNGTPGEHTKYLLEQFRRKVIEEGEKVNLPEENLHVS; encoded by the coding sequence ATGAGTGATCAGTGGATCTTCTTGAACGGTGAATTTGTACGGAAGGAAGATGCCAAGATTTCTGTATACGATCACGGATTCTTGTACGGAGATGGCATATTTGAAGGAATCAGGGTATACAACGGGAACATCTTTCGAATGAAAGAGCATATGGACCGGCTTTATGAATCAGGCAAATCCATTTTGCTCAATATGCCATACAGCCAGGAAGACTTAACGAAACTTGTCATTCAGACAGTGGAAAAGAATGGACTTAGAAATGCCTACATCCGTCTCGTAGTTTCAAGAGGAGTAGGGGATCTCGGACTGGACCCTTATAAATGTCCGGCAGCGAATGTGGTCATCATTGTTGAACCGCTGGCCATTTTTCCAAAACACCTTTATGAATCTGGAATCGATATCGTTACGGTGCCTACAAGAAGAAACCGGCCGGACGTATTAAGCCCCAAGGTAAAATCATTAAACTACTTAAACAACATTCTTGTAAAGATTGAGGCACACCTTGCAAATGTGAGCGAAGCACTCATGCTGAACGATCAAGGCTACGTAGCTGAAGGATCAGCCGATAACGTCTTTATTGTTAAAAAGGGCAAGCTGCTTACGCCGCCGGGCTATATCGGGGCACTCGAAGGGATCACAAGGAATGCCATTATTGATATTGCCCATGAACTCGGCTACCAGGTTTCGGAAGAGCCCTTTACACGCCATGATGTTTATACAGCCGAAGAGGTTTTCCTCACAGGAACGGCAGCTGAAGTGATTGCCGTAGTCAAAGTGGATGGAAGAGTGATTGGAAACGGTACGCCGGGTGAGCACACGAAATATCTGCTTGAACAGTTTAGACGAAAAGTGATTGAAGAAGGCGAAAAAGTGAATCTTCCTGAAGAAAATCTTCATGTCAGCTAA
- a CDS encoding metallophosphoesterase — MKVLIMSDSHGLTEEMALIIDRHKNETSAVIHCGDSELQADDQAVHSMWIVGGNCDFDTRYPDELVQEAGQYRFLIAHGHLHSVKSTLMNLKYKAQETGASIVCFGHTHIAGSEMNDRILFINPGSIRLPRVRPERSYAIITLEDQQAHVLFYDFSGNPIKELEKSYSFA, encoded by the coding sequence ATGAAAGTGCTGATTATGAGCGACAGCCACGGCCTTACAGAGGAAATGGCCTTAATAATTGACCGGCATAAAAATGAGACATCCGCCGTTATCCACTGCGGGGATTCAGAACTCCAGGCAGATGATCAGGCAGTCCATTCAATGTGGATTGTAGGGGGAAACTGTGATTTTGATACAAGATATCCCGATGAACTTGTTCAAGAAGCAGGGCAGTACCGGTTCCTGATTGCCCACGGGCATCTGCACTCCGTGAAATCCACCCTTATGAATTTAAAATATAAAGCTCAGGAGACAGGAGCATCAATTGTTTGCTTCGGGCATACCCATATCGCAGGCAGCGAAATGAACGACCGCATCCTGTTTATTAATCCAGGCAGCATTCGGCTGCCGAGAGTGCGCCCTGAGAGGTCCTATGCTATAATCACCCTTGAAGATCAGCAAGCGCATGTTTTATTTTATGATTTTTCAGGAAATCCTATAAAAGAGCTGGAAAAATCCTATTCCTTTGCATAA
- a CDS encoding XTP/dITP diphosphatase: MSQIIIATRNEGKAAEFKSLFEPKGFQTVSLNEFPNLPDVEETGHSFEENAILKAETISRLTGKPVIADDSGLSIDSLGGDPGIYSARYAGEEKDDAANIRKVLENMKDVEKEQRTGRFRCALAIAAPGKETKTVEGSVEGLITETPAGMNGFGYDPIFLVKDKGVTMAELTQAEKNKISHRADALKKLEKLIREYF, encoded by the coding sequence GTGAGCCAAATCATAATTGCCACACGTAATGAAGGGAAAGCCGCAGAATTTAAATCTCTTTTTGAACCGAAAGGATTTCAGACGGTTTCGCTTAACGAGTTTCCAAATCTTCCGGACGTAGAGGAAACCGGCCATTCCTTCGAAGAAAATGCGATTCTGAAAGCTGAAACCATCTCCAGGCTTACCGGAAAGCCAGTCATTGCCGATGATTCTGGTCTCTCCATAGATTCGCTTGGAGGAGACCCTGGAATTTATTCGGCGAGGTATGCGGGGGAAGAAAAAGATGATGCCGCCAATATAAGAAAAGTATTGGAGAATATGAAAGACGTGGAGAAGGAGCAAAGAACGGGCAGGTTCAGATGTGCGCTGGCGATTGCTGCTCCAGGCAAAGAAACAAAAACCGTCGAGGGATCTGTTGAGGGACTGATCACGGAAACTCCGGCAGGAATGAATGGCTTTGGCTATGATCCGATCTTTTTGGTGAAGGACAAAGGTGTGACGATGGCAGAGCTTACACAGGCTGAAAAGAACAAAATCAGCCATCGGGCAGATGCGCTGAAAAAGCTGGAGAAGCTGATTCGAGAGTACTTCTAA
- the rph gene encoding ribonuclease PH, producing MRNDGRTKNQLRPVEMQTEFITHPEGSVLITVGNTKVICNASIEDRVPPFMRGQGKGWITAEYSMLPRATEQRTIRESSKGKVSGRTMEIQRLIGRALRAVVDLNKLGERTIWIDCDVIQADGGTRTASITGAFTAMTIALGKLVDKNILTELPVTDFLAATSVGIDPENGEILDLNYIEDSSAEVDMNVIMTSRNELVELQGTGEEATFSRNQLNKLLDLAEEGIHTLIEHQKSVLGDWASHIVKNLEKEG from the coding sequence ATGAGAAACGATGGAAGAACCAAAAATCAGCTTAGACCAGTGGAAATGCAAACAGAATTTATTACACATCCGGAAGGGTCTGTTTTAATTACAGTTGGAAATACAAAAGTCATCTGCAATGCGAGTATTGAGGACCGAGTGCCTCCTTTCATGAGAGGGCAGGGGAAAGGGTGGATTACGGCAGAGTACTCCATGCTCCCGAGAGCAACTGAGCAAAGAACCATAAGAGAATCTTCAAAAGGAAAAGTTTCAGGAAGAACGATGGAAATTCAGCGTTTAATCGGACGGGCTTTAAGAGCCGTTGTCGACCTGAATAAGCTTGGAGAAAGGACAATCTGGATTGACTGTGATGTGATTCAGGCAGATGGGGGAACTAGAACCGCTTCCATAACAGGAGCATTTACTGCTATGACGATTGCACTTGGCAAGCTTGTGGATAAAAATATTTTAACCGAATTGCCTGTAACAGATTTCCTTGCGGCTACTTCCGTTGGAATTGATCCTGAAAACGGTGAAATCCTGGATTTGAATTACATAGAAGACTCTTCTGCGGAAGTGGATATGAATGTCATTATGACGTCCAGAAATGAATTGGTGGAGCTGCAGGGAACAGGTGAGGAAGCAACCTTCTCAAGGAATCAGCTGAACAAACTTTTAGATCTGGCAGAAGAGGGTATACATACATTAATTGAACATCAAAAATCGGTTTTGGGTGATTGGGCCTCTCATATTGTCAAAAATCTTGAGAAAGAAGGTTGA
- a CDS encoding GerMN domain-containing protein, whose amino-acid sequence MPINKRLAVAVSSIAVTSIVLSGCGLFGGGEQAVKEVDPPQDVKYTDAKNGEMKKEEGQKAADEKGQTVSRDIYLIDHNGMVVSQAMPLPKKEGAAKQVLEYLVDGGPVSNMLPDGFRAVLPADTQVLGVTIKDGTATADFSKEFANYKPEDEQKILQSITWTLTQFESVKKVKIWVNGHPLNEMPVNGTPISGEMGRSDGINMDTADVADITNTHPVTVYFLGQTENGTYYVPVTRRVDNKEKDPITAAVNELLKGPSSTSGLLDEFQGTVKLNSPPKYENGKVTLDFNKSIYGSADGEKKVISDKVLTSIVLSLTEQQGVETVALTVDGKADLLNEKGQKLSKPVARPVNVNTGSF is encoded by the coding sequence ATGCCGATTAACAAAAGGTTAGCAGTCGCGGTTTCATCTATCGCTGTTACTTCTATTGTACTATCAGGATGCGGCTTGTTCGGCGGAGGAGAACAAGCAGTGAAAGAAGTAGATCCGCCGCAGGATGTCAAGTATACAGATGCAAAAAACGGTGAGATGAAGAAAGAAGAGGGGCAAAAAGCCGCTGATGAAAAGGGTCAAACCGTATCAAGAGATATTTACTTAATCGATCACAACGGCATGGTTGTTTCTCAAGCTATGCCTCTGCCTAAAAAGGAAGGAGCGGCTAAACAGGTTCTGGAATACCTTGTCGATGGCGGTCCGGTCAGCAATATGCTGCCGGATGGATTCAGGGCGGTTCTTCCGGCGGATACTCAAGTGCTGGGTGTTACGATCAAAGACGGTACCGCTACAGCAGATTTTTCAAAGGAATTTGCCAATTATAAGCCTGAGGATGAACAAAAAATCCTTCAGTCGATTACTTGGACACTCACTCAATTTGAGTCCGTCAAGAAGGTGAAAATCTGGGTGAACGGCCATCCTTTAAATGAAATGCCGGTGAACGGAACGCCTATTTCCGGGGAAATGGGGAGAAGCGACGGGATTAACATGGATACAGCAGATGTTGCGGATATAACGAACACGCATCCTGTGACCGTTTATTTCCTGGGTCAAACTGAAAACGGAACTTACTATGTCCCCGTAACAAGACGGGTGGATAATAAGGAAAAGGATCCGATTACAGCGGCCGTTAATGAGCTGCTCAAAGGTCCTTCAAGCACAAGCGGACTTTTGGATGAGTTCCAGGGCACAGTGAAGCTAAATTCACCGCCTAAGTACGAGAATGGGAAAGTAACACTTGATTTTAATAAATCCATTTATGGCAGCGCGGATGGAGAGAAAAAAGTCATTTCAGATAAAGTTCTGACTTCTATCGTCCTTTCATTAACGGAGCAGCAGGGTGTAGAAACCGTTGCATTAACGGTAGACGGAAAAGCTGATCTTCTAAATGAGAAGGGGCAGAAACTGTCGAAGCCTGTTGCCCGTCCCGTAAATGTAAACACCGGTAGTTTTTAA
- the racE gene encoding glutamate racemase, whose amino-acid sequence MNRPIGVIDSGIGGMTVAKEMMRQLPKEELIYLGDSQRCPYGPRPASQVLQYTWEMTNYLLSAHHIKMLVIACNTATAIALEKIKSQVDIPVIGVIQPGARTAIKLKKNQRIGVIGTSNTIQSGAYVEALKALKESVEVESLACPEFVPLVESGNFEGELAREIVKQTLYPLKNLSLDSLILGCTHYPVLRPLIEEYMGPEVKVISSGDETAREVSTILSYHQALNETDGVKHHQFFTTGPRDLFQDFASKWFGEAIESVHTINLEEALQS is encoded by the coding sequence TTGAATAGACCGATTGGAGTTATTGATTCAGGGATAGGCGGCATGACTGTAGCGAAGGAAATGATGAGGCAGCTGCCTAAAGAAGAATTAATTTATCTGGGTGACAGCCAGCGCTGTCCATACGGCCCCCGTCCTGCATCGCAAGTTTTGCAGTATACATGGGAAATGACCAATTACCTGCTGTCGGCCCATCATATAAAAATGCTTGTTATTGCCTGCAATACGGCGACTGCGATTGCTCTCGAAAAGATAAAAAGCCAAGTGGACATTCCGGTCATCGGGGTTATTCAGCCAGGAGCCAGAACGGCGATTAAGCTCAAGAAAAACCAGCGGATCGGTGTGATTGGGACTTCGAATACTATTCAAAGCGGGGCGTACGTCGAAGCACTGAAAGCTTTAAAAGAATCAGTGGAGGTAGAAAGTCTCGCGTGTCCGGAATTTGTTCCTCTTGTGGAGAGCGGGAATTTTGAAGGGGAGCTCGCCAGGGAAATCGTTAAGCAAACCCTTTACCCGCTTAAAAATCTTTCACTGGATTCCCTCATTCTTGGATGCACACACTATCCGGTTTTGAGGCCGCTTATCGAAGAGTATATGGGTCCGGAAGTAAAAGTCATTTCCTCAGGTGATGAAACAGCAAGGGAAGTCAGTACCATCCTTTCCTATCATCAAGCCTTAAATGAGACGGATGGCGTAAAGCATCATCAATTTTTCACAACAGGCCCTCGTGATCTATTTCAGGATTTTGCATCAAAATGGTTTGGAGAAGCCATCGAAAGTGTGCATACCATAAATCTTGAAGAAGCCCTTCAATCTTAA